The genomic interval ACCGACGACCATCGTCGGCCAGTGGAAGGCGGCCGGGTGGATGAGCAGGTCCACACTCCGCACGATCCGGTGCTCGCCCTCGCCCTCGCTGCCGAAGAGGTGCGGGAGCTGCCCGAGGATGATGTTGATGCCGATCGCGCTCACGAAGCCGACCATCACCGCGGTGGGCACGAAGCGCAGCAGTCGTCCGCCGTTGAGCAGTCCCGCGATGATCATGACGATGCCCGTGAGAAGGGCGAGGGTGAAGACGGCCTTCCTGGGGTCGGGCAGCGCGTGCAGACCCGAGTCCGCGATGACGATGCTCATGGCGCTCGTCGCCTGTACGGCCATGAACGTGCTGCTCGTGAACAGGGCGGCTCCTGCCATCCCGAACAGGTAGCCGTACAGGCCGACGATCGGGTTCAGACCTGCGAGCAGTCCGAGCGCGAGGCCGTCGGGGACGCTCACGACGCCGAGGATCGTTCCGGCTATGGCATCTTTGCCGAGCGTCTCGCGACGGAAGACGTGCCGCACGCGGCGCCAGCCGGGGATGCGGTCACTGCGCGCCATGCGATGATCATGGCAGTTATGACGGCAGTCGGGCAGGTTCGCTCAGCACACCGTCGTGCAGCTCGAGCACGCGATCGGCGCGAGCCACGATCGACTGATCGTGCGTCGACAGCAGCACCGCCACCCGGTCGTCGTGGGCGATCGACGCCATCAGGTCGATCATCGTGGCCGCCGTCTGCGAATCCAGCTGTCCGGTCGGCTCGTCAGCCAGCAAGATACGCGGCGAACCGGCGAGCGCGCGCGCGATTCCGACCCGCTGCTGCTGCCCGCCGGACAGTTCGCCCGGTCGCTGCCGGGCGTGGCCAGCCAGGCCGACGCGCTCCAGCAGCTCCGAGACGCGAGCGGTGCGAATCGTCGCATCCGAACCGCGGATCCGCATGGGCAGCTCGACGTTCTCTTCGGCCGACAGCGCTCCGATGAGCCCGAACGACTGGAACACGTAGCCGATCTCGTCGCGGCGCACCCGGTCCACTTCGCGCTCCGAGGCATCCGTCAGCACAACGTCCCCCACGCGGACGATGCCGGTCGTGGGCGGCTGGATGCCTCCGAGCACATGCAGCAACGTCGTCTTGCCGGCACCAGACGCG from Microbacterium pumilum carries:
- a CDS encoding ABC transporter ATP-binding protein; translated protein: MSEAVLAASGLSVVHRTPAGDVHALADASLELSAGEFVVLIGASGAGKTTLLHVLGGIQPPTTGIVRVGDVVLTDASEREVDRVRRDEIGYVFQSFGLIGALSAEENVELPMRIRGSDATIRTARVSELLERVGLAGHARQRPGELSGGQQQRVGIARALAGSPRILLADEPTGQLDSQTAATMIDLMASIAHDDRVAVLLSTHDQSIVARADRVLELHDGVLSEPARLPS